A single window of Mycolicibacterium madagascariense DNA harbors:
- a CDS encoding amidohydrolase family protein — protein MTQVHLGHVFHIAGAPRVTEAAQALVSIPHGALVVDDDGTIVYCGPHDELPAEYASAAVNDHSGGFLLPGFVDTHIHFPQTFAGDSYGGGQLLEWLNLCIFPSESKFEDPDFAARAAVEFCNRRIAAGTTAAMVFGSAFPHAQDALFERTREAGLRVVSGRGIQTVGGDTAKPLITSEDEAIRLTRAEIDKWHAADTGDVATALLHVAIVPRFSLSVTTETLKNLGELYDEVKDRGVYVHSHLNENNRPGTGEVDTTKQTYQVDSYLDTYDGKFLPGSTVGGKSLLGRRTILAHCVHCQDVELARMAETGTSISHCPVSQLFLGSGTMPWKRTVASGVNISSGTDFGGGDEWLIPRVLGDAFKQHITEPGDDGVSMHPAEMLFVGTLAGARALDMEDRFGNFDTGKEADFVVVEPAEALQGLLHNAYRSENSDLARDQTLFALLMGLRESSIAEVYVQGRKLNALADIG, from the coding sequence ATGACGCAGGTCCATCTGGGGCACGTGTTCCACATCGCCGGCGCACCGCGGGTGACCGAGGCCGCGCAGGCCCTGGTGTCGATTCCCCACGGCGCGCTCGTCGTCGACGACGACGGCACCATCGTCTACTGCGGTCCGCACGACGAGCTGCCCGCCGAGTACGCCTCGGCGGCGGTCAACGATCACTCCGGGGGATTCCTGCTGCCCGGCTTCGTCGACACCCACATCCACTTCCCCCAGACGTTCGCCGGGGACTCCTACGGCGGCGGGCAGCTGCTGGAGTGGCTGAACCTGTGCATCTTTCCCTCCGAGAGCAAGTTCGAAGACCCCGACTTCGCCGCCCGGGCCGCCGTGGAGTTCTGCAATCGCCGCATCGCGGCGGGCACGACCGCGGCGATGGTGTTCGGCTCGGCCTTCCCCCACGCCCAGGACGCGCTGTTCGAACGCACCCGGGAAGCCGGGCTGCGGGTGGTCAGCGGCCGCGGCATCCAGACCGTCGGAGGGGACACCGCCAAACCCCTCATCACCTCCGAGGACGAGGCGATCCGCCTGACCCGCGCCGAGATCGACAAGTGGCACGCCGCCGACACCGGTGACGTCGCCACCGCCCTGCTGCACGTGGCGATCGTGCCGCGGTTCTCGCTGTCGGTGACCACCGAGACGCTCAAGAATCTCGGCGAACTCTACGACGAGGTCAAGGACCGCGGGGTCTACGTCCACAGCCACCTCAACGAGAACAACCGCCCCGGCACCGGCGAGGTCGACACCACCAAGCAGACCTACCAGGTGGACTCCTACCTCGACACCTACGACGGCAAGTTCCTGCCCGGCTCCACGGTCGGGGGCAAGAGCCTGCTGGGCCGGCGCACCATCCTGGCCCACTGCGTGCACTGCCAGGACGTCGAACTGGCCCGGATGGCCGAGACCGGCACCTCCATCTCGCATTGCCCTGTGTCGCAACTGTTCCTGGGCTCGGGCACGATGCCGTGGAAGCGCACCGTCGCCTCGGGGGTCAACATCTCCTCGGGCACCGACTTCGGCGGCGGCGACGAATGGCTCATCCCCCGCGTACTCGGCGACGCCTTCAAACAGCACATCACCGAACCCGGTGACGACGGCGTGTCCATGCACCCCGCGGAGATGTTGTTCGTGGGCACCCTGGCCGGCGCCCGTGCCTTGGACATGGAGGACCGCTTCGGCAACTTCGACACCGGCAAGGAAGCCGACTTCGTCGTCGTCGAGCCCGCCGAGGCACTCCAGGGCCTGCTGCACAACGCCTACCGTTCGGAGAACTCCGACCTCGCCCGCGACCAGACCCTGTTCGCCCTCCTGATGGGCCTGCGCGAGAGCTCCATCGCCGAGGTCTACGTCCAAGGACGAAAGCTCAACGCGCTGGCCGACATTGGGTGA
- a CDS encoding multidrug effflux MFS transporter has translation MTAGQDAAPRFVVPILLCVIPLSQIPLDVYTPALPQMVTDLGSTPAALQATVTVYMLGLAIGFIPVGVMADAWGRTRVLVTCLAVVVLTSVLCALAPGVTFLLAARFLQGLAACACMVLSYAVAADCFRGAKLTSVSGILGAAWGLAPVSAPAVGGVLVQFMSWRAVFALVAVLAGLVLTVVVLALPETLAPADRTQIAVRATSHAVVQTLRHPVFGCFVLVFGLLASAQLAFGVAGPFLYQEQLSFEPAAYGAIALAVGAANLVGELACGYFAVRTSTRRLAFSALALFGAGTAVLVITGLTIGIDAWALTVGAALALAGCGVLCPQAYGLALGLFTRNLGLVGGIASAGCYLIVSAALAAVGALPENDQTTLGWLYAVCGLVALVLLAWATSARRGSNTVVRQVDSLPSMREQRS, from the coding sequence GTGACCGCGGGGCAGGACGCAGCGCCCCGCTTCGTCGTGCCGATCCTGCTGTGCGTCATCCCGCTGAGCCAGATCCCGCTGGACGTCTACACGCCCGCGCTGCCGCAGATGGTCACCGACCTGGGGTCGACGCCGGCCGCGCTACAGGCCACCGTGACCGTCTACATGCTGGGGTTGGCGATCGGGTTCATCCCGGTGGGCGTGATGGCCGACGCGTGGGGTCGCACGCGGGTGCTGGTGACCTGCCTGGCCGTGGTGGTCCTCACCAGCGTGCTGTGCGCGCTCGCACCCGGCGTGACGTTCCTCCTGGCCGCCCGCTTCCTGCAGGGACTCGCGGCGTGCGCGTGCATGGTGCTGTCCTACGCGGTGGCCGCCGATTGCTTCAGGGGTGCGAAGCTCACCTCGGTCTCCGGAATCCTCGGTGCGGCTTGGGGTTTGGCACCGGTGAGCGCACCGGCGGTCGGTGGCGTGCTGGTTCAATTCATGTCGTGGCGCGCGGTGTTCGCGTTGGTGGCCGTGCTCGCCGGTCTGGTCCTGACGGTGGTCGTCCTCGCACTCCCCGAGACGCTGGCACCGGCGGATCGGACGCAGATCGCCGTGCGGGCCACCTCGCACGCCGTCGTCCAGACGCTGCGTCATCCGGTGTTCGGATGCTTCGTGCTGGTGTTCGGGCTGCTGGCCTCGGCGCAGCTGGCCTTCGGCGTCGCGGGTCCGTTCCTGTATCAGGAGCAACTGAGCTTCGAGCCCGCCGCCTACGGCGCCATCGCGTTGGCCGTGGGGGCGGCAAACCTGGTGGGCGAGTTGGCATGTGGCTACTTCGCGGTGCGCACCAGCACCAGGCGGCTGGCGTTCAGCGCGTTGGCCCTGTTCGGCGCGGGCACCGCCGTGCTGGTGATCACCGGACTGACCATCGGCATCGACGCCTGGGCCTTGACCGTCGGCGCGGCGCTGGCGCTGGCCGGGTGCGGCGTACTGTGCCCGCAGGCCTACGGCCTGGCGCTGGGGCTGTTCACCAGGAACCTCGGGTTGGTCGGCGGAATCGCCAGCGCCGGCTGCTATCTGATCGTCAGCGCCGCCCTTGCGGCGGTGGGCGCCCTGCCCGAGAATGATCAGACCACCCTGGGCTGGCTCTACGCCGTCTGCGGACTCGTCGCCCTGGTGCTGCTGGCGTGGGCGACGTCTGCTCGTCGTGGCTCGAATACCGTTGTCCGGCAAGTCGATTCACTACCATCAATGAGGGAGCAACGTTCATGA
- a CDS encoding antibiotic biosynthesis monooxygenase, whose protein sequence is MTEDIASSAGAATRSEGAATLLIGQCVRPGREEDYLAWQKKLGAAAARYPGFRGVELRRPTEGQPEWVVVYQFDSSANMQRWVNSATRQEFLDRGADLFDGPGTQQVIARDGRVDDELVTVVVSHRVDPDQVEDFLAWQRQVDEVESRFDGFRGSEIFRPVPGVQQEWTISYKFDTAAHLDAWLTSEQRQKLLADQRFSDFTLSRIEHSFGNWFDYGDAQSAPPSDFKTSIAVWMGLYPTVVFLTLLTAPLGMPLWLGMLVGNLLSSFVMSYVTMPFYGMPILRFWMSPAKDARQPWTNVKGLSVVLAINAAWAVVFYLLTVKFWTLP, encoded by the coding sequence ATGACCGAAGACATTGCCTCCAGCGCCGGCGCGGCTACGCGATCCGAGGGCGCGGCGACGCTGTTGATCGGGCAGTGCGTTCGGCCGGGGCGCGAAGAGGACTACCTGGCATGGCAGAAGAAGCTGGGTGCGGCGGCGGCGCGCTATCCGGGTTTTAGGGGCGTGGAGCTACGTCGACCGACCGAGGGGCAGCCCGAGTGGGTGGTCGTGTACCAGTTCGACTCTTCGGCCAACATGCAGCGCTGGGTGAACAGCGCCACCCGTCAGGAATTCCTCGATCGTGGTGCGGACCTGTTCGACGGTCCCGGCACCCAGCAGGTGATCGCCAGGGACGGGAGAGTCGACGACGAGCTGGTCACCGTGGTGGTCAGTCACCGGGTGGACCCGGATCAGGTCGAGGACTTCCTGGCCTGGCAACGGCAGGTCGACGAGGTGGAGAGCCGCTTCGACGGGTTTCGGGGGTCGGAGATCTTCCGCCCCGTGCCCGGTGTGCAGCAGGAGTGGACGATCTCCTACAAGTTCGACACCGCCGCCCATCTCGATGCCTGGCTGACCTCCGAGCAGCGCCAGAAGTTGTTGGCCGATCAACGTTTCTCCGACTTCACCCTGAGCCGCATCGAGCATTCCTTCGGCAACTGGTTCGACTACGGCGATGCCCAGAGCGCACCGCCGTCGGACTTCAAGACCTCGATCGCGGTGTGGATGGGGCTCTATCCGACGGTGGTGTTCCTGACGTTGTTGACCGCGCCGCTGGGCATGCCGCTGTGGTTGGGCATGCTGGTGGGAAATCTGTTGTCCAGCTTCGTGATGAGTTACGTGACGATGCCGTTCTACGGCATGCCGATCCTGCGCTTCTGGATGTCGCCGGCCAAGGACGCCCGCCAGCCGTGGACGAACGTCAAGGGGCTAAGCGTGGTGTTGGCGATCAATGCGGCGTGGGCGGTCGTCTTCTACCTCCTCACCGTCAAGTTCTGGACCCTGCCGTGA
- a CDS encoding adenylate/guanylate cyclase domain-containing protein has product MTMVSHDPPGSVSDSMLREPPAQPEPPTRRRRLRVSIQSKLLVMLLATSVLSSAVVGVIGYESGRSSLRASVFDRLTEIRQSQTRQLEGGISDLENSLVVYSRGTTATEAVEAFTVGFDDLSSATISPAQQQALDDYYTKRFAKDKKEQTGEDFDVTGLVPTTPAARYLQAHYTAPFGYLDQPEVDWDAVIANDDAHDGSSWSAANAAYNGFFRELVTRFKYEDALLLDTRGNVIYTAYKGVDLGTNILTGPYKGSDLNGAFQRAIDAGSKDYVGVTDFGEYRPSTEPTAWFVAPVGPPGQVKGVMALQFPVSKINEMMTMGGHWKDAGMGDTGETIIVGPDDLMRSNTRLFIENPEEYRREVVEAGTPPDIADDAIRQHGTTLVQPVATQSAKYAEQGQQGTLIADDYLGNESLQAYAPVHIPGLRWGVVAKIDTSEAFAPVTAFTKQLVVSTVLIILAVSVAALLLARLFVRPIRRLEAGAEQVSTGVYGTTIPVETRDEFGDLTVAFNEMSRNLAIKEDLLEEHRREIDRMMASMMPETVMTRYRDGEETIASDHQDVTVIFAQVAGLDDVSADLTSEESLLIVNKLVHQFDLAAQRLGIERVRSLRNGYLATCGLNVPRIDQVRRTVDFALEMHRIVVRFNGTDGTSLELKAAIHSGTVSSGLVGRASPVYDIWGETVDLVYRVQAETPDAGVFVTSTVHDAMDDSASFTEADPITVAGHPQPTWRLAVSS; this is encoded by the coding sequence ATGACGATGGTGAGTCACGACCCTCCCGGCTCGGTGAGTGATTCGATGCTGCGGGAGCCTCCGGCGCAGCCGGAGCCCCCGACGCGGCGGCGCCGGCTGCGCGTGAGCATTCAGTCGAAGCTGCTCGTCATGTTGCTGGCGACGAGCGTGCTGTCCTCGGCAGTGGTGGGTGTGATCGGCTACGAGTCCGGCCGGAGCTCGCTGCGCGCATCGGTGTTCGACCGTTTGACCGAGATTCGGCAATCCCAGACCCGGCAACTGGAGGGCGGGATCAGCGATTTGGAGAACTCGCTGGTGGTCTATTCACGCGGGACGACGGCAACGGAGGCGGTCGAAGCCTTCACCGTCGGCTTCGACGACCTGAGTTCCGCCACGATCAGCCCGGCCCAGCAGCAGGCGCTCGACGACTACTACACCAAGAGATTCGCCAAGGACAAGAAGGAGCAGACCGGCGAGGACTTCGACGTCACCGGGCTGGTGCCGACGACGCCGGCGGCGCGCTACCTGCAGGCGCACTACACCGCGCCGTTCGGTTATCTCGATCAGCCCGAGGTGGATTGGGATGCGGTGATCGCCAACGACGATGCCCACGACGGGAGTTCGTGGTCCGCGGCGAACGCCGCGTACAACGGCTTCTTCCGGGAGCTCGTGACGCGGTTCAAGTACGAGGACGCTCTGCTGCTCGACACCAGGGGCAACGTCATCTACACCGCCTACAAGGGTGTCGATCTGGGGACGAACATCCTCACCGGGCCCTACAAGGGCAGCGATCTCAACGGCGCCTTCCAACGAGCCATCGACGCCGGCTCCAAGGACTACGTGGGGGTCACCGACTTCGGCGAATATCGGCCCTCCACCGAGCCGACGGCGTGGTTCGTGGCGCCGGTGGGGCCGCCGGGACAGGTCAAAGGCGTTATGGCACTGCAATTTCCGGTGTCCAAGATCAACGAGATGATGACGATGGGCGGGCACTGGAAGGACGCCGGCATGGGCGACACGGGGGAGACCATCATCGTCGGGCCCGACGACCTCATGCGCTCCAACACCCGGCTGTTCATCGAGAATCCGGAGGAGTACCGGCGCGAGGTCGTCGAAGCCGGCACCCCACCGGACATCGCCGACGACGCGATACGACAACACGGCACGACGCTCGTCCAACCCGTGGCGACGCAATCGGCGAAGTACGCGGAGCAGGGCCAGCAGGGCACGTTGATCGCCGATGACTATCTCGGCAACGAGTCGCTGCAGGCCTACGCTCCCGTCCACATTCCCGGGTTGCGCTGGGGCGTGGTCGCCAAGATAGACACGTCGGAGGCGTTCGCGCCCGTGACGGCGTTCACCAAGCAACTGGTGGTGTCCACGGTGCTCATCATCCTCGCCGTGTCGGTGGCCGCCCTCCTGCTCGCCCGTCTGTTCGTCCGGCCGATCCGACGGCTGGAAGCGGGTGCCGAGCAGGTCAGCACCGGCGTCTACGGGACGACCATTCCCGTCGAAACCCGGGACGAATTCGGCGATCTCACCGTGGCCTTCAACGAGATGAGCCGCAATCTGGCGATCAAGGAGGACCTCCTCGAGGAGCACAGGCGCGAGATCGACCGAATGATGGCGTCGATGATGCCCGAGACGGTGATGACGCGTTACCGCGACGGCGAGGAGACCATCGCCAGTGACCACCAGGACGTGACGGTGATCTTCGCCCAGGTCGCTGGACTCGACGACGTCTCGGCAGACCTGACGTCGGAGGAGTCACTGCTCATCGTCAACAAGCTGGTCCATCAGTTCGACCTGGCGGCCCAACGCCTGGGCATCGAACGGGTCCGCTCACTGCGCAACGGGTACCTGGCGACCTGCGGCCTGAACGTGCCGCGCATCGACCAGGTCCGGCGGACGGTGGACTTCGCCCTGGAGATGCATCGCATCGTCGTTCGCTTCAATGGGACCGATGGGACGTCCCTCGAACTCAAGGCGGCCATTCACAGCGGCACCGTCAGCAGCGGTCTGGTCGGTCGAGCGAGCCCCGTCTACGACATCTGGGGCGAGACAGTCGATCTCGTCTACCGGGTCCAGGCCGAGACACCGGACGCGGGGGTATTCGTCACCTCCACCGTTCATGACGCGATGGACGACAGCGCGTCGTTCACCGAAGCCGACCCGATCACCGTCGCCGGTCACCCGCAGCCGACGTGGCGTCTGGCGGTGTCGTCGTGA
- a CDS encoding mechanosensitive ion channel domain-containing protein, translating to MTSTWDASWFAWAIGVAIGLPIALVILTEVRAALQRRGSSLALPVSVVRNYLLPLGALLLVLLKATEISAHATPIRIVSTAFGFVLLLLALSGLNATLFQGAPEGSWRKRIPSIFLDVARFVVIAIGLALILSYIWGANVGGMFTALGVTSIVLGLALQNSFGQIISGLFLLFEQPFRIGDWVDTPSAQGRVVEVNWRATHIDTGSGLQIIPNSVLALASFNNLSRPAGQHVMPVVVQFGFDDPPNDVCEVLEKVANSLPQLAPGATSACVAVGEGKYRTSIPLTSAGERSPAKATFLHWIWYASRRAGLHLDDADDHFTTPTRMTTALRLFTPTLHLDDDDRRVLSAVARLARYGADETIQAPGHIPTRVTFIVTGHIRVATLDAHGAMVDVRTLREGDLIGASALTDEPSTTAAYAVGEVTVLQIQRRDMKELILRKPLLAHEFGRVIEEFDDDVRRALGMAQ from the coding sequence GTGACCTCGACGTGGGATGCGTCGTGGTTCGCCTGGGCGATCGGCGTCGCCATCGGGCTACCCATCGCGTTGGTGATCCTCACGGAGGTACGGGCAGCGCTGCAGCGACGGGGCAGCTCGTTGGCGCTGCCGGTGAGCGTGGTGCGCAACTATCTCCTCCCGTTGGGGGCGTTGCTCCTGGTGCTCCTCAAGGCGACGGAGATCTCGGCGCACGCCACCCCGATCCGCATCGTGTCCACCGCGTTCGGCTTCGTGCTGCTGCTGCTGGCTCTGTCCGGTCTGAACGCGACGCTGTTCCAGGGGGCGCCGGAAGGGTCCTGGCGCAAGCGAATTCCGTCGATATTCCTCGACGTCGCCCGGTTCGTGGTGATCGCCATCGGTCTGGCGCTCATCCTGTCCTACATCTGGGGCGCCAACGTCGGGGGCATGTTCACCGCGCTGGGCGTCACGTCGATCGTCCTGGGTCTGGCGCTGCAGAATTCGTTCGGCCAGATCATCTCCGGTCTGTTCCTGCTCTTCGAACAGCCGTTCCGCATCGGCGATTGGGTCGACACCCCGTCGGCGCAGGGGCGCGTGGTGGAGGTCAACTGGCGGGCCACCCACATCGACACCGGCAGCGGTCTCCAGATCATCCCCAATTCGGTACTGGCCCTGGCGTCCTTCAACAATCTCAGCCGACCCGCGGGTCAGCACGTCATGCCGGTCGTGGTTCAGTTCGGCTTCGACGATCCTCCCAATGACGTCTGCGAAGTGCTCGAAAAGGTGGCGAACTCCCTGCCTCAGCTGGCTCCCGGCGCCACGTCCGCCTGTGTCGCGGTGGGTGAGGGCAAGTACCGGACGTCGATACCGCTGACCTCGGCGGGTGAGCGCAGCCCGGCCAAAGCGACGTTCCTGCATTGGATCTGGTACGCCTCCCGCCGCGCGGGGCTGCACCTCGACGACGCCGACGACCACTTCACCACCCCCACCCGAATGACCACGGCACTGCGATTGTTCACGCCCACACTGCATCTCGACGACGACGATCGGCGGGTGCTGAGTGCGGTGGCCCGCCTGGCGCGCTATGGGGCCGACGAGACCATTCAGGCCCCGGGCCACATACCCACCCGCGTGACGTTCATCGTCACCGGACACATTCGAGTCGCCACGCTCGACGCGCACGGCGCGATGGTCGACGTCCGCACCCTCAGGGAGGGCGACCTCATCGGCGCCTCCGCATTGACCGACGAGCCGTCGACCACCGCGGCGTACGCCGTCGGAGAGGTCACCGTCCTACAGATCCAACGCAGAGACATGAAGGAGCTCATCTTGCGAAAACCACTTCTGGCCCACGAATTCGGCCGCGTCATCGAGGAATTCGACGACGACGTGCGGCGGGCACTGGGGATGGCGCAGTGA
- a CDS encoding FAD-binding oxidoreductase, translating to MSVDPRVDDVTDRLVSVLGERVHRPGTPGYRASLDGVFFPDASRRSPVAVVHPRDVQDVASVMRTAAHSGDRVTVRGGGLSSNCVDDSAVMIDLSVHMADVAVRGDRVVVQGGATVGAALAAVAPHGRAIPVGIVGLAGMGLITRGGVGYLTREVGLALDQLVEVELVLPGGRVVRLSQDSVGEDADLWWAVRGCAPPFGVVTSVVMRTVEQGPVFVDRLVTGTDALATYFAEAPKLPRHTTMGAVLGYVPGGSNEPVLLVYTACRSQDPADIDVARAATSRVAESSTSVGAFRSETSGRYLDGLPQFSIPGPHGEEPAPITLPEPGADRGWFYGKSVFTGPTLGPVLADGLVEAIGCAPTKFCRIDFQHTGGALGDVGDSDTAFFGRGGEWNVPLNAIWSDASDGDACYEWARRTLRVLAPETMGVYSVEVRPGFEETERETASAFGPNLIRLRELRRRYDPTGVLAVYPL from the coding sequence GTGAGCGTCGATCCGCGCGTCGACGACGTCACCGACCGGCTCGTCTCGGTCCTCGGCGAACGCGTCCACCGACCCGGGACGCCCGGATACCGGGCATCGCTGGACGGGGTGTTCTTCCCCGACGCATCACGACGTTCGCCGGTGGCCGTCGTCCATCCGCGCGACGTGCAGGACGTCGCCTCCGTCATGAGGACCGCTGCGCACAGTGGTGACCGGGTGACCGTTCGCGGCGGTGGCCTCAGTTCCAATTGCGTGGACGACTCCGCGGTCATGATCGACCTGTCGGTGCACATGGCCGACGTCGCGGTGCGCGGTGATCGCGTGGTGGTCCAGGGCGGCGCCACCGTGGGCGCGGCACTGGCGGCCGTCGCGCCACACGGCCGCGCGATTCCCGTGGGCATCGTGGGGTTGGCGGGCATGGGTCTGATCACGCGCGGGGGAGTCGGCTACCTGACCCGCGAGGTGGGTCTGGCACTGGACCAGCTCGTGGAGGTGGAGCTCGTCCTGCCCGGCGGCAGAGTCGTACGGCTGTCGCAGGACAGCGTCGGGGAGGACGCCGACCTGTGGTGGGCCGTGCGCGGATGTGCGCCGCCGTTCGGGGTCGTCACGTCGGTGGTGATGCGCACCGTCGAGCAGGGGCCGGTCTTCGTCGACCGGCTCGTCACCGGCACCGACGCCCTGGCGACGTACTTCGCCGAGGCGCCGAAGCTGCCGCGGCACACCACGATGGGCGCCGTGCTCGGATACGTGCCCGGTGGGTCGAACGAGCCGGTGCTGCTGGTCTACACCGCATGTCGCAGCCAGGATCCCGCCGACATCGACGTCGCCCGCGCCGCCACGTCCCGCGTGGCCGAATCCAGTACGTCCGTCGGTGCGTTCAGGTCGGAGACCAGCGGGCGATACCTCGATGGGCTGCCTCAGTTCTCGATCCCCGGTCCGCACGGCGAGGAACCCGCGCCGATCACGCTGCCCGAACCGGGGGCCGACCGCGGATGGTTCTACGGCAAGTCGGTGTTCACCGGTCCGACGTTGGGGCCGGTACTGGCCGACGGGTTGGTGGAGGCGATCGGGTGTGCTCCAACGAAGTTCTGCCGCATCGACTTTCAGCACACCGGCGGAGCGCTCGGCGACGTCGGTGACAGCGACACCGCATTCTTCGGGCGGGGCGGGGAATGGAACGTCCCGCTCAACGCGATCTGGTCGGACGCGTCCGACGGTGACGCCTGCTACGAGTGGGCGCGCCGGACGCTGCGGGTGCTCGCCCCGGAGACGATGGGCGTCTACAGCGTCGAGGTGCGTCCCGGGTTCGAGGAGACCGAACGCGAAACCGCATCCGCCTTCGGCCCCAACTTGATTCGACTTCGCGAGCTGCGCCGCAGGTACGACCCCACCGGCGTCCTCGCGGTCTACCCCCTCTAG